The proteins below are encoded in one region of Stieleria sp. JC731:
- the groES gene encoding co-chaperone GroES, translated as MATATKKKASVRLQPIGERIVVQREESESTTAGGIVLPDSAKEKPARGTVVAVGTGKLLDDGSRSESQLSEGDNVLFSSYAGETVEVDGAEYLLMREDDVLAVVE; from the coding sequence ATGGCGACTGCCACCAAGAAAAAGGCATCCGTTCGTCTTCAACCGATTGGCGAACGCATTGTGGTCCAGCGAGAGGAGAGCGAATCGACAACCGCTGGCGGCATCGTTCTGCCTGATTCCGCAAAAGAAAAGCCAGCCCGCGGAACGGTTGTCGCCGTTGGCACTGGAAAGCTATTGGACGATGGTAGCCGTAGCGAAAGCCAACTGTCAGAAGGCGACAACGTCCTATTCAGCAGCTACGCAGGCGAAACCGTTGAAGTTGACGGTGCCGAGTACTTGCTGATGCGTGAAGACGACGTTTTGGCAGTCGTCGAGTAG
- a CDS encoding zinc metallopeptidase — translation MIYDPLYFLFAIPPLLLAMFAQWRVKSTFQSMSQVPARMTGAQAAREMLDAAGLQQVGIERVSGHLSDHYDPRSKVLRLSDSVYGQRSMAAVGVACHEAGHAFQDAKNYAPLTIRNAAVPAANFGSSIGVTLASIGLLLSAVPLGRILLLAGIVLFGCVVFFQLVNLPVEFDASNRARRHMVEDNIISANEERYVAKVLNAAALTYVAGTLQAVMTLLYFVLRFMGDRR, via the coding sequence ATGATCTACGACCCACTCTATTTTCTGTTTGCCATACCACCACTGCTGCTGGCAATGTTTGCTCAGTGGCGAGTCAAATCGACGTTCCAATCGATGTCGCAGGTTCCCGCTCGGATGACAGGCGCCCAAGCAGCGCGAGAGATGCTTGATGCGGCGGGTTTGCAACAAGTCGGTATCGAACGTGTCTCCGGACATTTAAGCGACCACTACGATCCGCGGAGCAAAGTGCTGCGACTGAGTGATAGCGTTTATGGTCAGCGTTCAATGGCTGCCGTCGGTGTGGCCTGCCACGAAGCAGGACACGCATTTCAAGACGCAAAAAACTATGCACCTCTGACCATTCGCAACGCTGCGGTTCCGGCTGCAAACTTCGGCAGTAGCATCGGGGTAACGTTGGCGTCGATTGGGCTTCTGCTTTCTGCGGTCCCGCTTGGGCGAATTTTGTTGCTCGCAGGGATCGTGTTGTTCGGATGCGTCGTGTTCTTTCAGCTCGTTAACTTGCCGGTGGAGTTTGATGCCAGTAACCGTGCGCGACGTCACATGGTGGAGGACAACATTATCTCCGCCAATGAAGAACGCTATGTTGCCAAAGTGCTAAACGCGGCCGCGCTCACCTATGTGGCTGGGACACTGCAGGCCGTCATGACACTGCTTTACTTTGTGCTCCGTTTTATGGGCGACAGACGTTAG
- a CDS encoding arylsulfatase has product MRQLNNNAAKLCCFLFLLGGSFLLGCTNAHAAERPNIIWIMSDDMGFSDIGCYGSEINTPVIDGLASNGIRFTQFYNTARCCPTRASLLTGLYPHQAGIGHMMNDRGHDGYRGDLNRNCVTIAEVLKPAGYRTYISGKWHVTKTTRPLTQSDKHNWPLQRGFDRFYGTIHGAGSFYDPNTLTRDNEFISPYSDPEYGKDDFPNGQYYYTDAISDHASRFIREHHFDHGEAPFFMYVSFTAAHWPMHALEKDIEKYEGKYDEGYDAIRKARYQKMIELGLITPDSTELFPIEENAKQTEFWEWDKRNMEVYAAMIDSMDQGIGRIVESLKETGQFENTVICFFQDNGGCAENYGRGGNGTPRADSPSLSPLADSFLQPDMQPKQTRDGYPVRTGKGVMAGPPDTYIGYGKAWATVSNTPFRQFKHFTHEGGISTPLIVHWPDGLKRHGELERTPGHLVDLMATAVELSGADYPATAHDGQSIKPMEGKSLVPTFKGDTIKRDAIYWEHEGNRAIRSGDWKLVAKGAKGQWELYNIAQDRSEQKDLSDQHPEIAKQLSEKWQAYAERANVLPLNPKNPK; this is encoded by the coding sequence ATGAGACAACTCAATAATAACGCAGCCAAGCTGTGCTGCTTCCTGTTTTTACTCGGCGGCAGCTTTCTACTCGGCTGCACCAATGCCCATGCTGCCGAACGACCGAACATTATTTGGATCATGTCGGATGACATGGGATTCTCTGACATCGGTTGCTATGGAAGCGAGATCAACACACCGGTGATCGACGGACTGGCATCCAACGGAATCCGTTTTACACAGTTTTACAATACCGCGCGTTGCTGCCCGACTCGCGCGAGCCTTTTGACGGGGCTCTATCCGCACCAAGCCGGTATCGGCCACATGATGAACGATCGTGGGCACGACGGCTATCGGGGCGACCTGAACCGCAATTGCGTCACCATCGCCGAAGTCCTGAAACCGGCCGGGTATCGAACATATATCAGTGGCAAATGGCACGTCACCAAAACAACGCGACCACTGACCCAATCGGATAAGCACAACTGGCCGTTACAACGAGGCTTTGATCGCTTCTACGGAACCATCCACGGCGCGGGAAGCTTTTACGATCCCAACACTTTGACCCGAGACAACGAATTCATCTCTCCGTATAGCGATCCAGAATACGGCAAAGACGACTTTCCCAACGGACAGTACTACTACACCGATGCGATTTCCGATCACGCGTCTCGCTTTATCCGTGAACACCATTTCGATCACGGCGAAGCCCCGTTCTTTATGTACGTCAGCTTTACTGCGGCTCACTGGCCAATGCATGCCCTGGAAAAAGACATCGAGAAATACGAAGGCAAATATGACGAAGGCTATGACGCAATTCGAAAAGCCCGCTACCAAAAAATGATCGAGCTTGGCCTGATCACCCCCGATTCAACGGAGCTGTTTCCGATTGAGGAAAATGCGAAACAAACGGAGTTTTGGGAATGGGACAAACGCAATATGGAAGTCTACGCCGCGATGATCGACTCGATGGATCAAGGCATCGGCCGCATCGTTGAATCGCTCAAAGAGACCGGCCAGTTTGAAAACACCGTCATCTGTTTCTTTCAAGACAACGGTGGCTGCGCAGAAAACTACGGACGTGGCGGAAACGGTACGCCACGAGCCGACTCACCCAGCCTTTCTCCACTTGCCGATTCATTTCTGCAACCAGACATGCAACCCAAGCAGACTCGTGACGGCTATCCGGTACGCACAGGTAAAGGCGTCATGGCTGGACCGCCTGACACCTATATCGGCTACGGCAAAGCGTGGGCGACGGTTTCAAATACGCCGTTTCGTCAGTTCAAGCACTTCACCCACGAAGGCGGAATCTCGACGCCACTGATCGTGCATTGGCCCGACGGATTGAAACGTCACGGTGAATTGGAAAGGACTCCCGGTCACTTGGTTGACCTAATGGCCACGGCTGTCGAACTGTCAGGTGCCGACTACCCAGCGACCGCACACGATGGCCAATCCATCAAGCCAATGGAAGGCAAAAGCTTGGTTCCAACGTTCAAGGGCGACACCATCAAACGCGACGCTATCTACTGGGAACACGAAGGCAACCGAGCCATACGATCAGGCGATTGGAAGCTGGTTGCCAAAGGTGCCAAGGGACAATGGGAACTGTACAACATCGCCCAGGATCGCAGCGAGCAAAAAGACCTTTCCGATCAGCACCCTGAAATCGCTAAGCAACTTTCAGAGAAGTGGCAAGCGTATGCCGAACGAGCAAACGTGTTGCCGCTGAACCCAAAGAATCCCAAGTAG
- a CDS encoding DUF389 domain-containing protein produces the protein MSVTILIHSEEHVRIASEWGTVFAESLDAPIQPIVVGENTEILRRHAQSILEEKFKRQNQGSTKVLSAAESVDEVLKICVEAGSRVIILLHADQHEDWQKKLFETSTFPVAWLCPAASPPTDESHVVGGFEIGHRETNRVSMRLLGMHPSSWALHTTPPAEMDFGQRLDVVRNSFEDESSHPETLLILYVDSVEKENIIYRSGLRLLDHDFGTSVLLVREGESMVPSLVTRFRRWTDSITPPLTRSERIALQEDIESGSKPSFEFLGLISAASVLAAFGLLQNSAAVIIGAMLIAPLMTPILGAGQAITLGNRPLFRTAFCAIGLGFVGAIAASMLFGGLVLLFDRPDLSPSRATEMWARCNPSPIDFCVGLVGGMAAAYARTRSHLSSALAGAAIAAALVPPISTAGLQLVFGIWQPVSQGRPIIGPLIVSSINVLTIMIGSSFVLWIRGMRVRSTSDNRRKDRWEARVVVALILIIMLALVAVLQAKLPSQIVQ, from the coding sequence ATGAGCGTCACGATTCTGATTCATTCAGAGGAACATGTCCGAATCGCATCGGAATGGGGAACCGTCTTTGCCGAGTCTCTCGACGCACCAATCCAACCCATCGTGGTCGGCGAAAACACCGAGATCCTACGTCGACACGCTCAGTCGATCCTTGAAGAGAAATTCAAACGCCAGAATCAGGGCAGCACAAAAGTCCTGTCGGCGGCTGAGTCTGTTGATGAGGTATTGAAGATTTGCGTCGAAGCCGGTTCGCGAGTCATCATTCTCCTGCATGCCGACCAGCATGAAGACTGGCAAAAAAAGCTCTTCGAAACGTCAACCTTTCCGGTGGCCTGGTTGTGTCCTGCGGCGAGTCCTCCGACGGACGAGTCACATGTCGTCGGTGGCTTTGAAATCGGGCATCGCGAAACGAATCGCGTCAGCATGCGATTGCTCGGAATGCATCCGTCAAGCTGGGCTTTGCACACAACACCACCGGCAGAGATGGACTTCGGCCAGCGGCTTGATGTCGTACGAAACTCTTTCGAGGACGAAAGTAGCCACCCGGAAACACTGCTGATTCTCTATGTCGATTCGGTCGAAAAGGAGAACATCATTTATCGCTCCGGCTTAAGACTGCTCGATCACGATTTCGGAACCTCCGTGCTGCTGGTCCGCGAAGGCGAATCAATGGTGCCAAGCTTGGTCACCCGTTTTCGCCGCTGGACAGATTCCATCACTCCGCCACTGACACGTTCGGAACGAATCGCCTTACAGGAAGACATCGAAAGCGGCTCGAAGCCGAGCTTTGAATTCTTGGGACTGATTAGCGCCGCAAGTGTGCTAGCGGCCTTTGGTCTATTACAGAATAGTGCCGCTGTCATTATCGGTGCCATGTTGATCGCCCCTTTGATGACGCCCATTCTGGGAGCGGGGCAGGCAATCACATTGGGCAATCGACCATTATTTCGCACGGCCTTTTGTGCGATCGGGCTTGGATTCGTCGGTGCGATCGCGGCAAGCATGTTGTTCGGCGGGCTAGTCTTGCTCTTTGACAGGCCGGACCTTTCGCCTTCGCGTGCGACCGAAATGTGGGCTCGATGCAATCCGTCACCCATCGACTTTTGCGTTGGGTTAGTCGGCGGAATGGCGGCCGCCTACGCAAGAACGCGTAGCCATCTGTCTTCCGCACTTGCCGGTGCGGCGATCGCTGCGGCTCTCGTTCCACCGATTTCGACTGCAGGCTTGCAGCTTGTTTTCGGAATTTGGCAACCAGTCAGCCAAGGTCGTCCGATCATCGGCCCGCTTATTGTCAGTTCGATCAATGTCCTGACCATCATGATCGGTTCCTCATTTGTCTTATGGATCCGAGGGATGCGCGTCCGATCGACAAGCGACAACCGACGAAAAGACCGCTGGGAAGCGCGCGTCGTCGTTGCGTTGATCTTGATCATCATGCTTGCGCTCGTAGCTGTGCTGCAAGCGAAACTCCCCAGCCAAATCGTCCAATAG
- a CDS encoding DUF1553 domain-containing protein: MRHFVCRRMRSAAMFASVGALSFAASFFPAKCSADESDRVDYNRDVRPILADYCFACHGADDHSREAGLRLDEAESAFDSAAVVPGSPEESEMIARIETDDPDLIMPPPQTKKTISEEQKQVLVRWIKQGAEYQKHWAFVPPQVTEPKETANPNWRKNEIDDYVYSALKDAGLTPVGEAKPSVLFRRLHLDITGLPPSPEDRTAFEKDYADRGDEAYSEWIDRLMSRPSWGEHRGRYWLDAARYGDTHGLHFDNYREMWPYRDWVIRAFNENQPFDQFVVEQIAGDLLENPTESQLVATGFQRCNITTNEGGTIDEENLALYAADRVQTFGWVFLGLTTNCAQCHDHKFDPITMQDYYSLAAFFRNTTQGPKDGNRKEGVGPILYLPNDDDRPRWDALPGEIATATQTRDQHRQETLTKIAGWIESVTPSDLQSKLPSEKLAFHVPLSEGQGNDIALYGEVDATVHARQNLVWEKNGNRPAAPVIQKDGSISLGSFGKVEANEAFTLSAWIRVPKDGGAGIIGKMNPPNAYRGWDLYRQGNGLAVHLIDSWPENAIKATTTGDVLRPGKWQHVSFTYDGSKKYGGIKLYVDGRAVSLRPEMNTLKPDASILTDVPFQIGSRYADPSMEGLSVSEVRLYRRALSEQEVTVLAKLDSVLDLIAHHQAARTDEADNYMLKDGDRKLVESYYFDVLDKDYGQLAAKVDQLNAEKAAIESRSPITHIQQEKDTPAMANIMIRGQYDQLGDEVGAATPKSLHPMREGEPNNRLGLAHWLVDPANSLTTRVTVNRFWQQVFGQGLVVTSEDFGMTGAPPSNQPLLDYLAVDFMQNGWDVKRFYKRIFESATYRQAALTTEDSLAADPSNALISRGPKFRMDAEMVRDAALASSRLLSTKMFGPGVKPYQPIDIWSIVGLPESNTRAYVEDKGAGLYRRTVYSFWKRMAPPPNMEAFNAPSREFCVVRRERTNTPLQALVTLNDPQFVEAARQLAQNSIAHDPKDDDQAIRFATSLVLCRDISDDELGILRDSLAEYTKYYEGHPDDASKLTGVGETPTDSNLPSTKLAAWTLLCNQIMNLDEVLCK; the protein is encoded by the coding sequence ATGAGACATTTCGTGTGTCGTCGCATGCGCTCTGCAGCGATGTTCGCCAGCGTTGGCGCGCTCTCTTTCGCTGCTTCATTTTTTCCCGCCAAATGTTCGGCGGATGAGTCCGACCGGGTTGATTACAACCGCGATGTTCGGCCGATTTTGGCAGACTATTGTTTCGCCTGTCATGGGGCTGATGATCATTCGCGCGAAGCCGGCTTGCGTTTAGACGAAGCCGAAAGTGCGTTCGATTCAGCCGCCGTTGTTCCCGGCAGCCCCGAAGAAAGCGAGATGATCGCACGGATCGAAACAGACGATCCGGATTTGATCATGCCTCCGCCACAGACCAAAAAGACAATCAGCGAAGAGCAGAAACAAGTGCTCGTTCGCTGGATCAAACAAGGTGCGGAGTATCAGAAACACTGGGCATTTGTGCCGCCTCAGGTCACCGAGCCCAAAGAAACAGCCAATCCGAATTGGCGTAAGAATGAAATCGATGACTATGTGTACTCGGCACTTAAGGATGCCGGTTTGACTCCGGTGGGCGAAGCCAAACCGAGTGTCCTTTTCCGACGATTGCATCTCGATATCACCGGATTGCCTCCGTCACCAGAAGATCGGACCGCGTTCGAAAAAGACTACGCCGATCGCGGGGATGAAGCTTACAGCGAATGGATCGATCGCTTGATGAGTCGTCCTTCGTGGGGGGAGCACCGCGGCCGATACTGGCTTGATGCCGCACGATATGGCGACACACACGGATTGCACTTTGACAACTATCGCGAAATGTGGCCTTATCGTGATTGGGTCATCCGAGCATTCAACGAGAACCAGCCTTTTGATCAGTTTGTTGTTGAACAAATTGCCGGTGATCTGCTTGAAAATCCGACCGAATCCCAATTGGTCGCGACCGGCTTTCAGCGTTGCAATATCACCACCAACGAAGGTGGCACGATCGATGAAGAGAACCTCGCGTTATACGCAGCCGATCGAGTTCAAACATTCGGTTGGGTGTTTCTCGGGCTGACAACTAACTGTGCACAGTGTCACGATCACAAGTTTGATCCGATCACCATGCAAGATTACTACTCGCTTGCAGCGTTCTTTCGAAACACCACCCAGGGACCGAAAGACGGCAACCGAAAAGAGGGTGTTGGGCCTATCTTGTATTTGCCAAATGACGACGATCGTCCGCGTTGGGATGCGTTGCCCGGTGAAATCGCAACGGCGACTCAGACTCGCGATCAGCATCGCCAAGAAACCCTCACCAAGATTGCCGGTTGGATTGAATCCGTCACGCCTTCGGATTTGCAGTCCAAGTTGCCTAGCGAAAAGCTTGCGTTTCATGTGCCATTGTCTGAAGGCCAAGGCAACGATATCGCTTTATATGGCGAAGTCGACGCAACAGTCCACGCGCGACAAAATCTCGTTTGGGAAAAGAACGGCAACCGACCGGCCGCACCTGTCATTCAAAAAGACGGTTCGATCTCGCTGGGCTCGTTTGGCAAGGTCGAGGCGAACGAAGCATTCACGCTATCGGCATGGATTCGAGTTCCTAAAGACGGTGGTGCCGGCATCATTGGCAAAATGAATCCGCCGAATGCCTATCGCGGTTGGGATTTGTACCGCCAAGGCAACGGGTTGGCCGTGCACCTGATCGATAGCTGGCCAGAGAACGCGATCAAGGCAACCACAACGGGTGACGTATTGCGTCCCGGAAAGTGGCAGCACGTCTCATTCACCTATGATGGGTCGAAAAAATATGGCGGCATCAAGCTGTATGTTGACGGTCGTGCGGTATCGCTCCGGCCGGAGATGAACACATTGAAGCCCGATGCGTCGATCTTGACCGATGTGCCATTTCAAATCGGTTCAAGGTATGCAGATCCGAGCATGGAAGGATTGTCGGTTTCCGAAGTTCGTCTCTATCGCAGAGCACTATCAGAACAAGAAGTCACCGTTTTGGCGAAATTGGATTCAGTCCTCGACTTGATCGCTCATCACCAAGCGGCCAGAACCGATGAAGCCGACAACTACATGCTTAAAGACGGTGATCGAAAACTTGTTGAAAGCTATTACTTTGATGTCCTAGACAAAGACTACGGTCAATTGGCAGCCAAGGTTGATCAGTTGAATGCGGAGAAAGCGGCGATCGAGTCTCGCAGCCCGATCACGCATATCCAGCAGGAAAAAGACACACCTGCGATGGCCAATATCATGATCCGTGGTCAATACGACCAACTCGGAGATGAAGTCGGCGCTGCAACACCAAAATCGCTTCACCCGATGCGTGAAGGTGAGCCAAATAACCGACTGGGCTTGGCACATTGGCTGGTCGATCCGGCAAATTCGCTAACCACACGAGTCACCGTCAACCGGTTTTGGCAACAGGTGTTTGGCCAAGGCCTGGTCGTCACCAGTGAAGACTTTGGTATGACCGGCGCACCGCCATCGAACCAGCCGTTGCTGGATTACTTGGCAGTCGATTTCATGCAGAACGGCTGGGACGTCAAACGGTTCTACAAGCGAATCTTTGAAAGCGCGACGTATCGGCAAGCGGCGCTCACAACCGAAGACAGTCTTGCTGCGGACCCGAGCAACGCGCTGATTTCACGAGGGCCCAAATTTCGCATGGATGCCGAAATGGTGCGTGACGCCGCCTTGGCAAGTTCACGTCTATTGTCGACGAAGATGTTTGGCCCCGGTGTGAAGCCTTACCAGCCAATCGATATCTGGAGCATTGTCGGGTTACCCGAAAGCAATACGCGTGCTTACGTCGAAGACAAAGGTGCGGGGCTCTACCGCCGAACCGTTTACAGTTTCTGGAAACGGATGGCGCCACCACCAAACATGGAAGCCTTCAATGCACCGAGCCGCGAGTTTTGTGTGGTTCGCCGCGAACGAACCAACACTCCGCTGCAAGCACTGGTCACGTTGAATGATCCGCAGTTCGTCGAAGCCGCACGCCAACTGGCGCAAAACTCGATCGCGCATGACCCCAAGGATGATGATCAAGCGATTCGCTTCGCAACCAGTTTGGTGCTCTGCCGCGATATTTCCGATGACGAGCTAGGCATCTTGCGAGACAGCTTGGCGGAGTACACCAAGTATTACGAAGGTCATCCCGATGACGCTTCAAAGCTGACCGGTGTGGGAGAAACCCCAACCGATTCGAATCTACCATCGACAAAGCTGGCCGCATGGACGTTGCTTTGCAACCAGATCATGAATCTGGACGAGGTGCTTTGTAAGTAG